CGTCCGGAAGGCGGCGTTCCCGTGAAGCGGCTGATCGGGGGGTTGTTCGCCGGATTCGCGCTCGTGACGGGAGCGACGATCTACATCGCCCACCGTTCCTACGACGGGCTCGTCGATCGCCGGTACTACGAAGCGGGATCGAACGAGTTCGCCGAACGGGAAGCGGAGGCGCGCGAGGGATTCACGGCAACGTTTACCGACCGTTACCGGGCCGGGAACAACCGGTTCCGGGGCGTCCTTTCGACCTCGGCGGGTCCGCTGCGCGGCGCACGCGTCACCCTCGATACGATGCGGCTCGGTGGGCCCGGCGACGATCGCTCGTTCGCCCTCCGCGAGGAGGCGCCCGGCGCCTACGCCGCCGACGTGTTCCTTCCCGTTCCCGGGCAATGGATCTTCGCCCTCTCCGTGGACGCGGGGCGGCTTCATCCCCGGCGGCGCTGGACGGCCGTCGTGCCGCCGTCCGACGCGGCCGGCATCCTGCGCGGCGCCATCGGCGGACAGGAGGTCCTCCTCTCGATCACCCCATGGCCGCCGAAGGCGATGCGTGAAGCCGATTTCACCGTATCCCTGCCGGGGTACGCCGGGACGGCCTCCCCCTACGTAGACCTGTCGATGGCGGGGATGGAGATGGGACGGAACCGCGTCGATCTCTCCCGCGGGGCCGACGGTCGATACCGCGGCACGGGAGTGTTCGTTCGGTGCCCGAGCGGAAGACACGACTGGGAAGCGACGGTGATCGCGTCGGGCGCAGGGAAGGCGGTTTTCCGT
The sequence above is a segment of the Deltaproteobacteria bacterium genome. Coding sequences within it:
- a CDS encoding FixH family protein: MKRLIGGLFAGFALVTGATIYIAHRSYDGLVDRRYYEAGSNEFAEREAEAREGFTATFTDRYRAGNNRFRGVLSTSAGPLRGARVTLDTMRLGGPGDDRSFALREEAPGAYAADVFLPVPGQWIFALSVDAGRLHPRRRWTAVVPPSDAAGILRGAIGGQEVLLSITPWPPKAMREADFTVSLPGYAGTASPYVDLSMAGMEMGRNRVDLSRGADGRYRGTGVFVRCPSGRHDWEATVIASGAGKAVFRFAVAD